CGAAGTGCTTGACGATGGCCATGATGCTGTCGGCGTTGGCTGGGCTTGTGCCCTGGAACGACTTGACCATTACCTGGCCGATCCTCGAGGTCAGGTAGGTATCTTCGCCGAAGCCCTCGCTGGTGCGGCCCCAACGCGGGTCACGGGCGATGTCGACCATCGGCGCGAAGGTCATGTCCAGGGAATCGGCCGCGGCTTCGATGGCCGAGGTGCGGCCCACCTTGGCGATGGCGTCCATGTCCCAGGACGAGGCCAGGCCCAGGCCGATCGGGAAGATGGTGCGTTCGCCGTGGAGGGTGTCGTAGGCGAAGAACATCGGGATCTTCAGGCGGCTGCGCATGGCAGCGTCCTGCATCGGCCGGTTCTCGGGGGCGGTGCGCGAGTTGAAGGTGCCGCCGATGCGGCCGGCGGCGATCTCCTCGCGGATCTTCTCGCGGGGCATCTCGGGGCCGATGCTGATCAGGCGCAACTGGCCGATTTTCTCGGCCTCGGTCATCTGGCCGACCAGGTGATCGATGAACGCCTGCTTGTCTTGCAGGGGCGGGGCGGTGGGGGCGGCCAGGGCCGCCTGACTGGCAAGGCCCATGGCCAGGCCCAGCAAAGACAGTTTCATCATCAGTTCCGTTGTCGTGTGAAAGCGGTTTGCGAGACGTTTCCTACGTTCGTTGTTGTAGAGTCCGCCGGGTATATGCCGGATCATTCGTCCATGATCCGGCGCAGTCGCGGATTATGCCTTATATAGGCCGCTTGTTGAGATACACTCTCGCCCACCCGAATGCCGGGATAACAACGATAAGAACGCTCGAGAGACGATGGCATGACCGAATACGAACAGCGCCAGATCGCCGAGGCGATCGCCCGCGCCGAGCGGCGCACCGACGCCGAGCTGGTCACGGTGCTGGCGCGCCGCGCCGACGACTTCCCCTACCTGCCTTTGCTGTGGGCCGCGTTGCTGGCCTTGCTGGTGCCGGGCCTGCTGCACCTGTGGCTGGGCGGGGTGGGCGTCAACGGCCTGCTGCTGGCGCAGATGCTCACGTTCATCGGCCTGTGCCTGCTGTTGCGTCATCCGCGCCTGGCACCCTGGGTGGTGCCGCCGGTATTGCGCCGACGGCGCGCCTCCGGGCTGGCCCGCCAGCAGTTTCTCGAACTCAACCTGCAGCGTACCGCCGGCGCCACCGGGGTGCTGATCTTCGTCAGTGAAGCCGAGCGGCACGTGGAGATCCTGGTCGACGAGGGCATTGCCCGGCACCTGCCCGAGCAGGCGCGGGCGTTGATCGTCGCCCGGTTTGCCGAGCAGGTGCGCCAGGGGCACACCCTCCAGGGCTTCGTCGAGTGCATCGAAGCCTGTGGTGAACTGCTCAGCGAGCATGTGCCGCCGACCCACGCGCGCAACGAGTTGCCCAATCGACTGGTCATCCTCGATTGACCGGCGCCCATCGCGAAACCCTTCGCGATGGGCCGTCATCGACGTAGAATGCGCGGCACTGCGCAACGCGCCCCCGCTTTCCGAGGCACCCGTTTACATGTCTTCCTCATCGACCGCCCCCGCCGCGCCAGACGCGCGTGCCCAGTTCCTGGGCCTGCTGGCCGACG
The window above is part of the Pseudomonas muyukensis genome. Proteins encoded here:
- a CDS encoding TPM domain-containing protein, whose product is MTEYEQRQIAEAIARAERRTDAELVTVLARRADDFPYLPLLWAALLALLVPGLLHLWLGGVGVNGLLLAQMLTFIGLCLLLRHPRLAPWVVPPVLRRRRASGLARQQFLELNLQRTAGATGVLIFVSEAERHVEILVDEGIARHLPEQARALIVARFAEQVRQGHTLQGFVECIEACGELLSEHVPPTHARNELPNRLVILD